CCTGTGGGATGTACGATGACATGCAGGTCAAACAGGACAATATCGGGACCGTGATCATTGACAACAGGCTCTCGGAACCGAATTGCCATCCCTGGAGTATTAGGCTGATCGGGGTCTTCAGACTCGTTCATCACGGGAGGCCTGGTTAATGGCTTCGTTGAACCAAACGGGTTAACAACCCCCGTCACTAAACTTCGGTCCTGTTCCAGCAGATGCCTGCGCAAGGTCGCAGGGTCTCCATCAGTGGCAGGATCAATGCCATCGTTTCTGGCGATGAAAGATTTCCCTTTGTAGTGAGTCAGCTCAATACCAATCAAATCTTCGACCGGGTATTGATATGCGTTCCCACCTCTTTGAACAGTCACACTCGTTAAGTCTTCTGCCCCCTGATTTGGGCCTAAAGTCGTTGTATATGAAATAATTCGATCAGGTAATTGTGAAACATATTGTTGACCGTCAAACGGAATTTCATCGACGACAACCCCATTATTGGTTGTGAATCGCTGTGCCATCCCTTTTGTCAAACGCTTTGTTTTGCCTTTGGAAGTCGCACCAACCTCGATTGGTCGAACGTCCGTTTCACCTTCGATGACTTGAACGTCAGTATTGCCTGTTTCAGTCACATTCACAGAAAATCGAGTCCCGAAATCGACGACATTAGAGAGTGGTGTTTCTACCGTAAAACCTTCCGCTCCTTCGGGGGCAAAGACCGAACAGGAACCATAACGGACTGCCAGATGTTCCGCCCCTTGACTTTCAAATACAGCAGGGCCGACCAGAATCACTTCAGCACCGTTATTAAATTTGAATTGGATTTGCCCTTGAGAAATTGCGTATTCCTGAGCAATTTCTATTGGGGACCCCACCTCAAGAAACGGTGCACCTTCCGCAAAACGAATTGCTGCAGTCTGAGTGACTTCGGCGACTTGCGTTTTATTGACTGTAGTCGGTCGATCAGGCTGACTGAGCTGTGGCGGTTCAATTGGCTTTTGAACTAGAAACAGCATCCCCATTACGATAGAAACACAAACGATTGAGACTAATCCCCATAATGCCTGGGATGATTTGAACGCATTGTTTGTAAATGGCTTCGTTTGCGAACTTTGGATTGCGTGCGTTGGTATTTGAAAATCGATTTCTGCTTCAGGTCGTTCGTCGTGCAGTCGTTCAAGATTCAAGTGCAGTTCCAGATAGTTAAAATAATGCTGCCTTGCCTCCGCATCTTCTGCCAGAAGGTTTTCCAATGTTTGATGTTGTTCTGCTGTAATCGTTTGATTACATAGTGCTCCTAAAAGATCAAACAATATCTCATTTTGATTGTTTTTCTGGTTCATTTTCCCTCTCCTGTATAGGACAAGGTACGTTCAATACATTGAGTTAATTGTCGCCGAATCTGGTTGAGCCTGTTGTATAATGTTTGAATAGCAGAACCGGCTGCTTCTGCCACATCTTTGATCGCTGTCTGATTGCGATACACCTGATCGACTAAATCTCGATCTTTGTCTCTTAATTTCTGAATACAGTCCTGCAAAGCAGT
The Gimesia aquarii DNA segment above includes these coding regions:
- a CDS encoding FecR domain-containing protein, encoding MNQKNNQNEILFDLLGALCNQTITAEQHQTLENLLAEDAEARQHYFNYLELHLNLERLHDERPEAEIDFQIPTHAIQSSQTKPFTNNAFKSSQALWGLVSIVCVSIVMGMLFLVQKPIEPPQLSQPDRPTTVNKTQVAEVTQTAAIRFAEGAPFLEVGSPIEIAQEYAISQGQIQFKFNNGAEVILVGPAVFESQGAEHLAVRYGSCSVFAPEGAEGFTVETPLSNVVDFGTRFSVNVTETGNTDVQVIEGETDVRPIEVGATSKGKTKRLTKGMAQRFTTNNGVVVDEIPFDGQQYVSQLPDRIISYTTTLGPNQGAEDLTSVTVQRGGNAYQYPVEDLIGIELTHYKGKSFIARNDGIDPATDGDPATLRRHLLEQDRSLVTGVVNPFGSTKPLTRPPVMNESEDPDQPNTPGMAIRFREPVVNDHGPDIVLFDLHVIVHPTGGDTFFVTPLPFTSNRKTYQIKQFDIDLASPEAKLLEKFWLHVFNQKTGVRSLTELESAKGNGGKWHVVGAKALALGIDLSDLGVPEGETVEGLFIQDLDGDRDSVDPVFIGGFPPLEHSK